The genome window GTGTAGGGATGGCAGGTGTCGTAGAAAATGTCGTCTGCCGTACCAGTCTCGACCACCCGGCCGCCGTACATAACTGCGATGTCCCGCGCCATGCCCGCCACAACGCCCAAATCATGGGTGATGAGCACCATGCCAATCCCGCGCTCCGCAGCCAATTGCCGCAACAGATCAAGGATTTGTGCCTGCACCGTCACATCAAGCGCGGTGGTCGGCTCATCAGCGATCAGCAGACTGGGATTATTGGCAAGCGCCATGGCGATCATCGCCCGCTGGCGCATCCCGCCGGAGAATTCATGGGGATACTGATCCGCGCGGCGGTCTGGCTGCGGGATTGATACCGAGGCTAACAGGTCCAGCACCCGGCGTTTTGCATCTTGCGTGCTGATCTTGCGGTGATGCAGACGGATCGCTTCAAGGATCTGGTCGCCGATGGTCAACACCGGGTTGAAGGCGCTCAGCGGGTCTTGAAAGATACAGCCGATCTCTTGGCCCAAAATCTGACGGATTTCCCCACGCGGCATGCCGACCAACTCGCGCCCCTTGAACCGGGCCGAGCCGCTGATGATGGCACTTGGCGGCAGCAGTTGTAGCAGGGTCATCATCGCCACAGATTTGCCCGAGCCGCTTTCGCCGACGATCCCCAGCACCTCGCCTGCGTCGAGCGTGAGGTCGATGCCGCGCAATGCCTCAACCGGGCCATGCGGGCCAGGAAAGGCCGCGCGCAGATCGCGGATTTCCAAGAGGGGTGCGGCGCTCATTTCGGGCCCCTGCGGTCCAGCACGTCGCGCAGGCCGTCTCCCAAGAATGCAGTTGCCAGCACCACAGAAAGGATTGCCATGCCGGGACCAAAGGCGATCCACCAGCTATAGAATTTCGCCGCCCCTTCCGAGATCATGCTGCCCCATTCCGGGCTTGGGGGCACAGCCCCCAGACCGATAAAGCTGAGCGAGGCGGCCAGCAGCGCCACCTGCCCGAAGTCCATCGTCGCGTTGATCAGCGTGGGCGTCCAGCACAGCGGCAGGATGTGCACCACCAGCACGCGCCCGCGCCCGGCCCCGCCTGCGATGGCCGCTTCGACATGTTCGCGGGTGCGAACCTCCAGCACCTGTGCGCGCATCAGCCGCGCATAGATCGGCCACCAGACGATCACCATCGCGAGGCCTGCATTCGGCAATCCCGGCCCCAAGGTCGCAGCGACGGTCATCGCCAGTAGGATCGGCGGGAACGACAGGGTCACATCGGCGGCCCGCATGATAACTGCATCCGTCCAGCCGCCAAGGTAGCCCGCCGCAGCCCCTAAGGCCGAGCCGATGACAACGGCAGAGACCACTACCATAAGAGCCACGGGGATCGTGTAAGTTGCCCCATGTAAGGTCCGCGACAGCACGTCACGACCAAGCGCGTCGGTCCCCAGCCAATGGTCAGCGGAGGGCGGCTGCAACCGCCGCCCGGCCATCATCAGCGGATCGACAAGCGGCCAGAACTGAACGGTCAGCAAGGTCAGGGCCCAGAACAAAAGGATCAGGATGCCGATCTGTCCGGTCAGGGGTAAGCGTCGCAGCAGCAACCCCATGCGCTGAAACCGATCGGAGCTTGCGGGGCGCAATGTCTCGACCGCGCTCATCCCGACACCTTGATGCGCGGGTTGGCCCAAGCATAGGCGATGTCGGTGACCAGATTGGCCAGAAGGAAGGCCGTCGCGCCGACGATGGTGACGCCGCCAATAGCGGGATAGTCCAGCGAACGCGCCGCCGACACGGCATAGGAGCCAATGCCCGGCCAGCTAAAGATCGCCTCGGTCAGCACAGCGCCCGTGATGAGGTAGGCAAAGGTAAAGCCTAACACCGTGAGCACTGGAATAAGCGCATTGCGCAGCGCGTGGTTAATCAGCACGACCCGCTCGGATGCGCCCTTGGCCCGTGCTGTACGCACATAGTCCTGCCCAAGCGCATCAAGCAGCGATGAGCGGACCAGTCGGGCGACAATGCCGATAACCGACCAGCCCAAAACCAGCGCAGGCAGCGCAAGATGGCTTAGCGCCTCGATGAAAAGTCCGCCGCTCCCGGCCAGCAGCGCATCAACGGTATAAAACCCAGTGACCCCTTCTGGCGCTTGGGTCCGGGCATCAAGCCGCCCCGTGCCGGGCGTCCATTTAAGCTGTACCGAGAAGATATAAAGCATGATCAGACCCGACCAGAAGATCGGCAGCGAGGATCCCAGTAGGGCAAACCCGCGGGCAGCATTGTCGAAGATCGAGTGACGGAACCGTGCCGACAGCAAGCCAATTGCCATCCCAAGCGTGGTGCCGACGATCATCGCGGCGACCACCAGTTCCAACGTCGCGGGCAAACGCTCGGCAATATCGCGGGCGACGGGGCGGCGGGTGTTAAAGGAGGTGCCCATGTCGCCCTGCACCAGATTTTTCATGTAGACGACGTAGCGCACCGGCAAAGGTTTATCCAAACCCCACTGCGCCTCCACGGCCTGCACGATTTCGGGGTTGTTCATCATCCGCTCGGGCACGAGGGCGGAAAGCGGATCGCCCTTCGTGCTTTGCGACAGGATGAAGGCCACACTGGCCACGCCGAGCAGGAGAAACGGCACTCCCAGCACTCGGCGTATGATATAGCGCAGCATGGCCTTGCCCCTTTACTTGCGCGAGATTTCGGCGAGCGGCAGGTTACAGCAGGCGCTGTAGCGAACCCCGTCGATGTCAGCGCGGTGGGCAAGCACAAGGTTCGGACTGACCAGTGGAATGATGACGTTGTCTGCCATCAACTCTCGGGCCAGTTCCTCATACTTCGCGGCGGCCTCTTCACCCGACGCGGCCAGCGCCTGCGCGTAGATTTCGCCCTCTTTCTCGTTCAGCACCGTCTCAGGCGATTGGTAGCCCGCTCGGCTGACCCAAGTGGAGCCTTCGGTCATCCCGAAGTATGCTGCATACTGGCCCGAACCGTAGTAGTCGGGTGCATAATAAACCGCTGTAAGGTCAGCCGTACCGGCGGCCATCTCTTCGCGCCAGACCGGATAGGTCACCGGTTTGAGCGTGACATCGACCCCCACCTGCGCGAAGTCCTGTTGCAGCTTTTGCATCATCACGTTGAGGTCAACGCCGTAGACGTTGTCGTTGGGATAAACGGCAACCATCTCAAGCCCGCTACCCATGCCCGCCTCTACCAGCATCGACTTGGCTTTTTCCACATCTTGCGCCCGCGGCTCAAGGTTCTGGGTGCCCGGAAAGCCGTTGGGAATGGGTGCTGCGATCCTGTTACCGTTGCCGCCGACGGTGAATTCGATCATCCCGTCATAGTCGACTGCGTAGGTCAGCGCCTCGCGCACCTGAGGGGTCAGCTTGTCCTTCATCGCGGTAGAGCCCGGCATGAAAGCGAAATAGACGAAGTTGAAGGAAGGGATAATCTCAGTCACCACGTCCGGGGTGTCGAGGGATTTGGCCGTATCTGCGTCGATCTGCATGGCAATATCGACTGAGCCCGTTTCCAGCGCCTGCGCCTGACTGACAGAATCCTGCATCTGCGTGATCACCACCTCGGAAAAGGCGGGGGCGTTGCCATAGTAGCTGTCATTGCGCGACAGACGCAGCTCGTCTTCGGGGGCGTAGTTGGCCAGAATGAATGGCCCACTGCCTACTGAATTCTCCAAGAACCAACCTTCGGCTCCATCGGCAGTCGCCGCAGATTCATCGGCCAGCGCCCCGCCCGCCATCGCGGCTTCGGCGTTCAGGATACCTGTGTAGGGGGCGGAAACCTTATTGAGAAATTCGGAGTTGGGCGCGTGCCCCGTTACTTTCACGGTATGGGCATCGACCGCTTCGATGGACTGCGTGCCATCCATCAAGAAGGAGGGCGATCCTTTAAGGTTGCGCAGCCGCTCGAAAGTCCAGACCACGTCGGAAGCCTCAACTGGGCTGCCATCGGAAAAGACGGCCTCAGGGTTTAGGTTGAAGGTGAACTCAGTGAAATTCTCGTTGTGCTCCCAACTTGCCGCAAGTTTTGGCTCAAGTGTCTTATTGTCTGCACCAAGTGTGATCAGCGGTTCATAGACGGCCGTGAGATATATTTGGCAGGTGTCACAGAAGGCCCGCGACGGATCAAGCGAGTTGACGTCCATGGAGCGGCCCACGACGAGCGTATCCTGCGCTGCCACCGCAGAGCCGAACATCAACGCGCTGGTCGTGCCAAAAAGCAGGACCATGCCCCGCCGCCGTGCCGTGGTCTTTAAAGATGAAGTCGTATTCATACCATAGTCCCCTTTGCTTGTTTCCCCGCCCCAGCATTCTGTGAGGTCGATGGTTCGGGCAGGACTGATTTGCCATGCCCTCTCGGGCAGGTGACCGCCAATTTGCCCGTCGGCCGTCTGGAAAATGACTGTGATCGGTTCGATTTATTAGCTGGCCCGCTGTGCCATATAGATCAGGTTAGCGGGGGAATTTTTGGCTGCATAGAGGGTATTGATGGTCAGCAAATCGCCTATAGCTCGTTGTTCTGGAACAGTTCAAATAGAGCTGAATCATCGTGTCCACTGGCCTCAAAGAGTATAAAACCATAGTGCGGAGTAAACCGCTCAGCGTTTAACCTTTGCGAAACACTTAGCAAATTAGTGATAGAAAGTTTCGTTATTTCTCGATCGGCTCGCGCGCTGGCAGAATCTCTGGCAAGAAGCAGCGCAAGTAACAGGTCGATGCACGAATGCTTTCGGTCAGATAGCCTTCGGTGATGCAGCGATGCTGTGACCACGAGATAGCCCAGATGCCATCCATGATCCCGATCGACACCCCGATGCGGTGCTCAAGATCTGGCACGGCAGAGAAGTCGAACCACCGCCTGAACTCCGCGGTGCGGATCGCTGAAAGGGAGGCATTGCCTTGCAAATCCAAAGTGCGCACTTCGGAACTTACTCCCGCCCCCATGAAAAGCCTCAGCGCGGCAGGATGGCGATTGAGGTACGCAGCCCCGTCCATCTGTCGGCGGCGGATGATCTCCTGCCAAGAGCCGGGGGGCGGGTCCAACGGCTTTTGCGCGAGTGTGGAAAGCGCCTGATGATAGCGCTGCGCCAAAGCAACAAGGATCGCGTCTTTGTTGGGGAAGAAGTGATAGATCGAGGGCAAAGGGACGCCCGCCGCCTCTGCCACTACGGCAAGGCTCATGTCGCTGTCGGGCGCTTCGGTCAAAATAATCTCTGTGGCGTCAAGGAGTTGCTGAAACCGCGCGATACCCCGCTGCCGTTGCGGCTCTCGGATCCCAGCTCGGCGTGCGACATGCGTTTCTTGATCCATTGCGTCTCGCTTTTTGTTTATCGAATGCAATTCGATACAAAAGGCTAAGGCCCGTC of Sulfitobacter sp. DSM 110093 contains these proteins:
- a CDS encoding TetR/AcrR family transcriptional regulator is translated as MDQETHVARRAGIREPQRQRGIARFQQLLDATEIILTEAPDSDMSLAVVAEAAGVPLPSIYHFFPNKDAILVALAQRYHQALSTLAQKPLDPPPGSWQEIIRRRQMDGAAYLNRHPAALRLFMGAGVSSEVRTLDLQGNASLSAIRTAEFRRWFDFSAVPDLEHRIGVSIGIMDGIWAISWSQHRCITEGYLTESIRASTCYLRCFLPEILPAREPIEK
- a CDS encoding ABC transporter ATP-binding protein; this translates as MSAAPLLEIRDLRAAFPGPHGPVEALRGIDLTLDAGEVLGIVGESGSGKSVAMMTLLQLLPPSAIISGSARFKGRELVGMPRGEIRQILGQEIGCIFQDPLSAFNPVLTIGDQILEAIRLHHRKISTQDAKRRVLDLLASVSIPQPDRRADQYPHEFSGGMRQRAMIAMALANNPSLLIADEPTTALDVTVQAQILDLLRQLAAERGIGMVLITHDLGVVAGMARDIAVMYGGRVVETGTADDIFYDTCHPYTRGLIAAMPRLETITEKLVSIEGTPPSIFDRPAGCSFAPRCKLALPDCRATDPALRPVHRTSVACLRAEEIVAGTQGAVREEFGKGAL
- a CDS encoding ABC transporter substrate-binding protein; the protein is MNTTSSLKTTARRRGMVLLFGTTSALMFGSAVAAQDTLVVGRSMDVNSLDPSRAFCDTCQIYLTAVYEPLITLGADNKTLEPKLAASWEHNENFTEFTFNLNPEAVFSDGSPVEASDVVWTFERLRNLKGSPSFLMDGTQSIEAVDAHTVKVTGHAPNSEFLNKVSAPYTGILNAEAAMAGGALADESAATADGAEGWFLENSVGSGPFILANYAPEDELRLSRNDSYYGNAPAFSEVVITQMQDSVSQAQALETGSVDIAMQIDADTAKSLDTPDVVTEIIPSFNFVYFAFMPGSTAMKDKLTPQVREALTYAVDYDGMIEFTVGGNGNRIAAPIPNGFPGTQNLEPRAQDVEKAKSMLVEAGMGSGLEMVAVYPNDNVYGVDLNVMMQKLQQDFAQVGVDVTLKPVTYPVWREEMAAGTADLTAVYYAPDYYGSGQYAAYFGMTEGSTWVSRAGYQSPETVLNEKEGEIYAQALAASGEEAAAKYEELARELMADNVIIPLVSPNLVLAHRADIDGVRYSACCNLPLAEISRK
- a CDS encoding ABC transporter permease — its product is MSAVETLRPASSDRFQRMGLLLRRLPLTGQIGILILLFWALTLLTVQFWPLVDPLMMAGRRLQPPSADHWLGTDALGRDVLSRTLHGATYTIPVALMVVVSAVVIGSALGAAAGYLGGWTDAVIMRAADVTLSFPPILLAMTVAATLGPGLPNAGLAMVIVWWPIYARLMRAQVLEVRTREHVEAAIAGGAGRGRVLVVHILPLCWTPTLINATMDFGQVALLAASLSFIGLGAVPPSPEWGSMISEGAAKFYSWWIAFGPGMAILSVVLATAFLGDGLRDVLDRRGPK
- a CDS encoding ABC transporter permease, with product MLRYIIRRVLGVPFLLLGVASVAFILSQSTKGDPLSALVPERMMNNPEIVQAVEAQWGLDKPLPVRYVVYMKNLVQGDMGTSFNTRRPVARDIAERLPATLELVVAAMIVGTTLGMAIGLLSARFRHSIFDNAARGFALLGSSLPIFWSGLIMLYIFSVQLKWTPGTGRLDARTQAPEGVTGFYTVDALLAGSGGLFIEALSHLALPALVLGWSVIGIVARLVRSSLLDALGQDYVRTARAKGASERVVLINHALRNALIPVLTVLGFTFAYLITGAVLTEAIFSWPGIGSYAVSAARSLDYPAIGGVTIVGATAFLLANLVTDIAYAWANPRIKVSG